The following proteins are encoded in a genomic region of Gadus macrocephalus chromosome 19, ASM3116895v1:
- the kmt5aa gene encoding N-lysine methyltransferase KMT5A-A isoform X1, producing the protein MNGDILCNSHSITLLSCNNSRSPGHKDEDGEWYGRRLTSTSLKSYDGFSEKKSSQCSPRWPEEPALHQQHQYQHHQQTPCLHACAPTERSLPLGYSISHMPLHNNTSTLSITTTTNTNHAIRQRRAARHKARGKKATLRIADRNSQNRRVTDYFPIRRSSRKSKAELKFEEKRHIDDLITNGIEEGMEVQQIEEKGRGVFSTRGFQKGEYVVEYHGDLLLIPDAKRREAEYAQNPATGCYMYYFQYLDKTYCVDATKETGRMGRLLNHSKTGNCQTKLHDINGVPHLILVASRDIDDGEELLYDYGDRSKESIAAHPWLKY; encoded by the exons ATGAACGGG GACATCTTGTGTAACAGTCATTCCATCACGCTGTTAAGCTGTAACAACTCCAGGTCTCCTGGACATAAGGACGAGGATGGTGAGTGGTATG GAAGGAGACTCACGTCCACGAGCTTGAAGAGTTATGACGGCTTCTCAGAGAAGAAGAGCAGCCAGTGTTCCCCGCGCTGGCCGGAGGAGCCGGCTCTGCACCAACAGCACCagtaccagcaccaccagcagacCCCCTGCCTCCACGCCTGTGCCCCCACGGAGAGATCACTTCCCCTGGGCTACAGTATCTCCCACATGCCCCTCCACaacaacacctccaccctctccatcactaccaccaccaacactaaccacgcCATCCGGCAGAGGAGAGCGGCCCGGCACAAGGCCAGGGGGAAGAAGGCCACACTCAGAAT AGCGGATAGGAACTCCCAGAACAGGAGGGTCACCGACTACTTCCCCATCAGACGCAGCTCACGGAAGAGCAAAGCAGAGCTCAAG TTTGAGGAGAAGAGGCACATCGATGACCTCATCACAAACGGTATCGAAGAAGGAATGGAg GTGCAGCAGATCGAGGAGAAGGGCCGGGGGGTGTTCTCCACGCGGGGCTTCCAGAAGGGGGAGTACGTGGTGGAGTACCACGGAGACCTGCTGCTGATCCCCGACGCCAAGAGGAGGGAGGCCGAGTACGCCCAGAACCCCGCCACCGGCTGCTACATGTACTACTTCCAGTACCTCGACAAGACTTACTG TGTGGACGCCACTAAGGAGACGGGGCGGATGGGCCGGCTGCTGAACCACAGCAAGACGGGGAACTGCCAGACCAAACTGCACGACATCAACGGCGTGCCCCACCTCATCCTGGTGGCGTCGCGGGACATCGACGACGGCGAGGAGCTGCTCTACGACTACGGCGACCGCAGCAAGGAGTCCATCGCCGCCCACCCCTGGCTCAAGTACTGA
- the kmt5aa gene encoding N-lysine methyltransferase KMT5A-A isoform X2: MNGDILCNSHSITLLSCNNSRSPGHKDEDGRRLTSTSLKSYDGFSEKKSSQCSPRWPEEPALHQQHQYQHHQQTPCLHACAPTERSLPLGYSISHMPLHNNTSTLSITTTTNTNHAIRQRRAARHKARGKKATLRIADRNSQNRRVTDYFPIRRSSRKSKAELKFEEKRHIDDLITNGIEEGMEVQQIEEKGRGVFSTRGFQKGEYVVEYHGDLLLIPDAKRREAEYAQNPATGCYMYYFQYLDKTYCVDATKETGRMGRLLNHSKTGNCQTKLHDINGVPHLILVASRDIDDGEELLYDYGDRSKESIAAHPWLKY, from the exons ATGAACGGG GACATCTTGTGTAACAGTCATTCCATCACGCTGTTAAGCTGTAACAACTCCAGGTCTCCTGGACATAAGGACGAGGATG GAAGGAGACTCACGTCCACGAGCTTGAAGAGTTATGACGGCTTCTCAGAGAAGAAGAGCAGCCAGTGTTCCCCGCGCTGGCCGGAGGAGCCGGCTCTGCACCAACAGCACCagtaccagcaccaccagcagacCCCCTGCCTCCACGCCTGTGCCCCCACGGAGAGATCACTTCCCCTGGGCTACAGTATCTCCCACATGCCCCTCCACaacaacacctccaccctctccatcactaccaccaccaacactaaccacgcCATCCGGCAGAGGAGAGCGGCCCGGCACAAGGCCAGGGGGAAGAAGGCCACACTCAGAAT AGCGGATAGGAACTCCCAGAACAGGAGGGTCACCGACTACTTCCCCATCAGACGCAGCTCACGGAAGAGCAAAGCAGAGCTCAAG TTTGAGGAGAAGAGGCACATCGATGACCTCATCACAAACGGTATCGAAGAAGGAATGGAg GTGCAGCAGATCGAGGAGAAGGGCCGGGGGGTGTTCTCCACGCGGGGCTTCCAGAAGGGGGAGTACGTGGTGGAGTACCACGGAGACCTGCTGCTGATCCCCGACGCCAAGAGGAGGGAGGCCGAGTACGCCCAGAACCCCGCCACCGGCTGCTACATGTACTACTTCCAGTACCTCGACAAGACTTACTG TGTGGACGCCACTAAGGAGACGGGGCGGATGGGCCGGCTGCTGAACCACAGCAAGACGGGGAACTGCCAGACCAAACTGCACGACATCAACGGCGTGCCCCACCTCATCCTGGTGGCGTCGCGGGACATCGACGACGGCGAGGAGCTGCTCTACGACTACGGCGACCGCAGCAAGGAGTCCATCGCCGCCCACCCCTGGCTCAAGTACTGA